A stretch of DNA from Misgurnus anguillicaudatus chromosome 15, ASM2758022v2, whole genome shotgun sequence:
GGTGAAGGGATGTCGTGTTCTTTCCTTCCATAGGAGATGGGATCTCCTTCCTCTTTCCTTCCTTTTCTTCTAAAAGAATAATTCAATTTATTAGGTTTTTATCTATTTTTTTCACCTCTGTGGTTAAAGTATAATCTGACTCCATTTTATAAATCATCAATATCATTCTGATGCCAatcataatttatatatttcattCTCTTAATTACTtataataaattacatttacatgtatctCTGGAGGTGCTTAAGGCAGTTCTATACAGCTGGGTGTAGAGGCATTTCTCCTTCTAACCTAAATTAAAGTCAGAGGTTGATCCAAACACACTATAAAATAGTGCCTCGTGCCTCttgcctaatcacagccgtgatgatatagagctatatcacactcctactcaagCTATATTGCTTAAATAGTGACCGTCTGTTATAGTCTGtgatagtctgttgtttacatcatattttggtaacacactgtatataagattactcctggttccaataaccacgcgttaaaactttgtttttaaaagtaggccggagtataatccataatatccagaGCCATATCCATGGCTCTGATAATTTCCAAATTgctgttatttccgtgagacATGATGACAGCACAGGGTGACTGCTCTCTCTGTGCTCGCTCTAGCTCCCTAGTAGGTGGAGACCTgtgagtggggtggtgggcgggaaaattcaaactgaatgtgacgaaGCGGTTTGTTATGTCacaacggagctgagtttgaactcgcgcaatctgagaatcaaggcagaggacattcagaaacctgtatctcattaaaaacagcatggatggatttttttccaagtttgtatgcgtgtgggagcatcagagacacaaatgaacaccccaaaacccaaaaaagtgagtttttcataatatgggcactttaaaaaatacaaacatgtacatacatgttgctcACATAATATTATAGCCCAGTTTAtactgaacacagtgttatgagacttgccattattatgtttttaagcaactgaaaaaagcacaaatgtcagggCTGGTCAAAACTACTTAAGGATGCAAAATCAGCAAAGAACAAAGGGTTAAGCTGAAGATCAGTTATGGAAGGCCGACAGgtcataaaatgttttattagctAAACGCAGGGGAAAGTGTGGTTCTCCAGCACAGAGGACCTCTTTTCTGATCATAGTATGGATTTCAACACCTGCAGGTATGGTTGTCTCCTGCTCGTATAGAATCCATCCATTAACCATGTGGTTCCCTGAGGGGCAACCTGTTGCTCATGATCAAGGTCACAAGCAAATGCTTTGTGCCTTAGTGTTATGGAAGAAACCAAGGTTTTTTTCCCAAGAAGGCCAATATTGGGGGTTCAGTGTTGTCACATCAGGCTTACGATAAATGCATGCCTTTGTGGCTATGGAAGACCATAGGGTCAAAATCTACTTTATGTAAGTCCAAATGAAGCAGATGTTCTTTCGAGGGAGGGGTTTGGGGAAATGAAGACTTCACCCGGACGTGGTGGAGCAAATTAGCTCAGGTTTGGCTAAGCGAAGGCTGACCTGTTTGCAATTCAGGAGAACTCGCATTGTCCTCTTTGGTTTTCTCTCACTCACCCAGTCCTACTCGGGCTGGATGCCATGACACAGGAAGGGTCTTAGCCAGAGGGCGCTTAATTTGTTATGCCCAGTGCATACACTGGACATGTATGTGCATAGAACTTCCCAGTTGAGGTAAACAAAgcagttatttatatttatatagcaaGTAGACTCTGAATTAAGGCAATCTTAATTAGCTTATGAAGCCTCTGGATGGCTCTCTCCTTTAAGCGTCAGAGTGCATTCAACTAGAGGTATGGCAACATCTACGGCCCTGTGGGCAGGGGCATCAATCCAGGATGTCTGTGATGCGGCAGGCAGGTCCTCAACACTCACTTTTGTACGCTTTGTGTTGGATCTCAACTCTACTCCTGGGGATTGTGTGCTTAGGTTTTTCTACACACAGACAGGCACTAGTAGTCTGGCTGGTTGAGTATAGTGTTCCACATAGCATCAGCTCTCTGACCCAATGtaaagtttggtggtacaaaataaaacgtagcgcttttctaagcggatttaaaagaggaactatattgtatggcgtaatagcaattatgggagtacttcgactcggcacagtaacaccctccctctcctattatgagagggagaaggggagcggacttttcaggcgagtcgaagtactcccaaaagtgctattacgccataaaatatagttcctcttttaaatccgcttagaaaagcgctacgttttattttgtaccaccaaacttgcttgcacaaccactcgtcccaaataggaaaaacattgatgtgtttaatcacttctaactttatctctaaatggtaccattgaatgaatggggccaagccaaatgccatccaAGCGCCACagtgcgctccagcgcccacgtgcacgcacacagatgacagagggatgtatcaacaattcttggttggggtggtaacatattttgatattgaaaatgagtagactattcctttaagacagaTAAGAAttagtttttgttttatttatttctgttgcTTTGGTATAAACTGTAATAATGTGCATGTTTCTGGTTATATACAAGAATTGTGTTTTCAGCTCTTGGAGTCAAAGCCAATGTACTGTGGCTGTGAACAAAGTGGGTTTCTGAAGGGGAATCACCACTGACATGATGTCAGATGAAGAAGACTATGCCGTAGATGGTGTGTCAGGTGGATTGTGAGACCTTCATCAATCTGGAACCAGGCCCTCAGCTGCAAGTGTGACTGTGTGTGTTCAAACTATGCAGCATTGGTCCAggctctcgtacattcatttcatttgtacagagagtctggctatgctccattgcaaagcgttacttaaggagggtcctctgttgaaatttaaaactattggatctgcccagagtcactcaggatctgccataggcaATTGCTAATGTGTggtggtgacgtatatcatgtGCCAAAACCGGTcggaaacaacaagtccaaatgatcagaccaacaaaaactTAGCAACCATTGTTCTTGGTCCGggtttaacttctgtatattcggcagttttgcaacaacggaccgaatagcttttctcacgtctttctccgctgccattactgaactacaactcaaactaaCGCACAACCTCAAcatcatcgttcttagccacccccctctgtttgctgattggacctgcagatttttgccagagaaaacgaaactctacacagcagtcccaggcGTTgaactgaagcgaaatgaaaattaagcggatgcacgtaggagggcggagccaggctaatgCAGCACTGCATAACAGTCTGAATCTGAATTGCTGTTTAAGAGAATGCTACCACTTACTAACCACCCTGAGGCAGCAAAAAGTAAGTTTACCTGGCTGTAAATTGTTGAAAACTGCTGGTGATTAGTTATCAGACATTCACTGGTACGAAAATCTGCCTTTTCATGCAGTAAGGGTTACATACTTAACCCGAGACATTTCATGTTGCATAGACAAGGATGCCATAATGTTAGAAGTGTGCTGAATACTTTGAATGACTAGAACTAGaaatctttttttacaaataagaagtttaattttgtcatttttgaaaagTACTGTAAATATACCACCTTTGTCAAACCTAGTTACTAGAAACTTTTATAGCAGAGGTCAAATTTATAACATGCATAACATGTTAGTAGAAAAATCTCAAGAGTCTGCAAATGGAATAAAGACCTCaatgcaaaaatataaatagttGAGTGGAGAACAGTTTGTCAAGACGCTCAGATCCAAGATTAAAATTGCTATAATATAACTGGTTAATGAGAGTTTATGTAACTCCAGCActatgtttatatatgaagagtttcgttgcaaaacgagataactcctttttttaatttttcagaaatctcattttttggttgtgcattccaattaatatcaattcaactgcagttggtttgtgttgatttaaaccttcataacttataaaatacagctaagtaggaccataaaaaaataacaacatgataacataataataaacatgttttgacaaaaatgttaatttttttgttttttgtttcgttttgcaaagaaactcttcatatatatagaAAGGTGACACTTTTGCACCTCTGATGTTTTAATTTCCCTTTTCTAAAATGACTGAAAAATGAATAGCAAGATGAAAAACAGACATCTGTTCCACCCCTTCTAGACTTTTCTCATGCACTGCCCTATGAGGTCATTATATCTATCATTACGTATCGTTCATTCATATTTACTGTCTATAAAAGTACAGCCATTACAGAAATTAGGTCAAATAATTTTTGCAGCTGCAGGTGATTTCAATATTTGGGATGTCATTGTTTCTATGCATACTCCTGTTTTTTCTTCACCCTAATGCAAATGCGGAAAATACTTTTTGCCGAATGATGGGAGATCCTAAATATCCACTGCTGTCTAAGGATGGAGACATAAATATTGGAGCAATTTTTGCTGTCCACAGCAAGGAAACTTTACCTTCATTTGAGTTCAGACAAAAACCTCAGCTTCTGTCATGCTCTAGGTTTGTTGCATTTGAATCTATTCAAAAACAACCTCGAATAATGCATTTAATGCAAGTGCTTTTTCATGTACCGATTTAATGTTTTAACAGTGTGACTCTTAGGGACTTTCGACTGGCTCAAATCATGATTTTTGCAATTGAGGAAATTAATAGAAATGAAAGTTTGCTTCAAAATGTTTCTATTGGTTATAAAATCTATGATACCTGTGGATCAAGACTGTCTTCTATGAGTGCAACTATGGCATTGCTAAATGGTCAGGAGTTTGCAGCAGGGGGGAAATGTTATGGACAGTCTCCTATACACGCTATCATAGGGGAAACCGAGTCTTCTGCCACAGTGATTTTGTCCAGAACCACGGGACCTTTTAAAATTCCAGTGGTAAGAAACACTAAGagtttgatacaattaccagaCTAATGATTGtttcactgttttttttttgttatcttCTTTCAGATAAGTCACTCAGCCTCGTGTGAGTGTCTCAGTAATAGGGAAGATTACCCCTCTTTCTTCAGGACTATTGCTAGTGATTATCACCAAGGCAGAGCACTTGCACTTTTGGTTAAGCACGTAGGCTGGACTTGGGTTGGAGCTGTGAACAGTGACAATGACTATGGAAACTATGGAATGGCCATTTTCCTGAATTCAGCCAAGAAAGATGGGATTTGTGTAGAGTACTCTGTGAAATTTTACAGAACAGAGTCTGAAAAACTCCAAAAAGtgataaacacaataaaacaagGAACAGCGAAAGTAATAGTAgcatttgtttcatttattgAGATGGGATTACTAATTGAGCAACTAAGTATTCATAACATTACAGGCCTCCAAATAATTGGAGTCGAGGGATGGGTGGCTTCAAAGAACTACATCACTTTAAACAGCTTTAATGTGATGAAAGGTTCACTTGGGTTTGCACTGAGAAAAATCTACATTGAAGGTTTTTCAGATTATGTTATTAAATCATTCTGGGACACAGCTTTTCCGTGCTCACAACGACATGTGAATTCTTCtcaaattgaattaaattgcaGCAGATATCAGGATCTCCTTGTGTTAAGAAACTACAATGAAGATGTGCCTGAATATAGATATTCAAGCCATGTCTACAAAGCAGTGTATGCTGTGGCTTATGCATTAGACAGTATAATTAAGTGCGAAAAACAAGAAGTCTGTGAAAAAGCACTGACAATAAAACCACAACAGGTAAGCCATAAAAGAATGAAAGGAAAACATCCCCATTTGATTGCACTATAAATTGGTTCGATGATAATATTTCAAATGTCTCTCTTTATTAGGTGGTTGAAGCTCTGAAAAAGGTCAATTTTACTGTGAAGTTTGGTGATAATGTGTGGTTTGACAGCACTGGCGCTGCAGTAGCCCAGTATGAAGTTGTGAACTGGCAGCAGGACTTAAATGGATCATTTCAGTTCAAATCAGTGGGTTACTATGATGCCTCACTGCCACCTGACCAGCGCTTTGTactcaacactgaaaacatAATCTGGGCTGGAGGACAACTGGAGGTAAATAACAATAACCTGTTCATCTGAAATGCCCATTGGGAATGTACATAATTTATGCTTAGAAGAAGCATTAAATGtgcatgaaaaaatattttctcaCAACATGTATAAATAGCTGAATTtacaagtgttttgtttgtttccaTGTAGAAGCCAAGGTCTGTGTGCAGTGAGAGTTGTCCTCCAGGCACAAGGAAAGCTGTACAGAAAGGAAGACCTGTCTGCTGTTATGACTGTTTTACATGTGCAGATGGAGAAATCAGTAATGAGACAGGTAAACTTCAGCTCAGATCAAAGATCCAAAGAAAATTGGTTAGTTGTTCACTTTGTGTTCTTTTTCTACTGTTCAGGATGGAGTTTCTTTTCAGTGGAGCTCTTAAATGATTTATTTCATTTGTCTCTAACTATAGTGATCACAATTTTTTCTTCCAGATTCAAATAACTGCCAGCAGTGTCCAGGGGAATACTGGTCTAATACTGAGAACACTGAATGTGTGTTAAAGGCTGTAGAGTTTCTGTCATTCACAGAAGATATGGGTATAGTGTTAGTCTTTTTCTCTCTGTTTGGAGTAGGAATAACTGTACTGGTGGCCATCCTGTTTTACAGTAAGAAGGACACTCCCATAGTAAAAGCCAATAACTCTGAGCTGAGCTTCCTGTTGCTCTTCTCACTGACTCTGTGTTTTCTCTGTTCACTTACTTTCATTGGTCGCCCCACTGAGTGGTCCTGTATGTTGCGTCACACAGCATTTGGGATCACTTTTGTCCTCTGTATCTCCTGTGTTCTGGGGAAAACAATAGTGGTGCTAATGGCATTCAAGGCCACACTTCCAGGAAGTAATGTCATGAAATGGTTTGGGCC
This window harbors:
- the LOC129419838 gene encoding extracellular calcium-sensing receptor-like, producing the protein MSLFLCILLFFLHPNANAENTFCRMMGDPKYPLLSKDGDINIGAIFAVHSKETLPSFEFRQKPQLLSCSSVTLRDFRLAQIMIFAIEEINRNESLLQNVSIGYKIYDTCGSRLSSMSATMALLNGQEFAAGGKCYGQSPIHAIIGETESSATVILSRTTGPFKIPVISHSASCECLSNREDYPSFFRTIASDYHQGRALALLVKHVGWTWVGAVNSDNDYGNYGMAIFLNSAKKDGICVEYSVKFYRTESEKLQKVINTIKQGTAKVIVAFVSFIEMGLLIEQLSIHNITGLQIIGVEGWVASKNYITLNSFNVMKGSLGFALRKIYIEGFSDYVIKSFWDTAFPCSQRHVNSSQIELNCSRYQDLLVLRNYNEDVPEYRYSSHVYKAVYAVAYALDSIIKCEKQEVCEKALTIKPQQVVEALKKVNFTVKFGDNVWFDSTGAAVAQYEVVNWQQDLNGSFQFKSVGYYDASLPPDQRFVLNTENIIWAGGQLEKPRSVCSESCPPGTRKAVQKGRPVCCYDCFTCADGEISNETDSNNCQQCPGEYWSNTENTECVLKAVEFLSFTEDMGIVLVFFSLFGVGITVLVAILFYSKKDTPIVKANNSELSFLLLFSLTLCFLCSLTFIGRPTEWSCMLRHTAFGITFVLCISCVLGKTIVVLMAFKATLPGSNVMKWFGPAQQRLSVFAFTLIQVLICVLWLTLSPPFPYKNMKYFKEKIILECSLGSTIGFWAVLGYIGLLALLCFILAFLARTLPDNFNEAKFITFSMLIFCAVWITFIPAYVSSPGKFTVAVEIFAILASSFGLLFCIFAPKCYIILFKPKQNTKQHLMGKTQTKSC